A stretch of the Polyangiaceae bacterium genome encodes the following:
- a CDS encoding DUF2269 family protein: MNVYSSVVFLHIASATVLIGSSLSSQFVRDALRRARTVREVAGWLDFERRSTRANPIAAMTLLATGLYLGSAGWWTSGWFVVSVVLFVFSAAWAVRVVVTELGLIGRAAAEASDGPVPAALNELRWSERLDLAADALLGADAAALFLMVAKPGPAGAIGVAALGLSAAFAARLVRKRTRAMASGAMTSSDA, translated from the coding sequence ATGAATGTCTACAGCTCGGTCGTCTTCCTCCACATCGCCTCCGCAACCGTTTTGATCGGCAGCTCGTTGTCGTCGCAGTTCGTGCGCGACGCCCTGCGTCGGGCTCGCACGGTCCGCGAAGTAGCCGGTTGGCTCGACTTCGAGCGTCGCTCGACGCGAGCCAACCCCATCGCGGCCATGACCCTGTTGGCGACCGGCCTCTACCTCGGCTCGGCGGGCTGGTGGACCAGTGGCTGGTTCGTCGTGTCGGTCGTGCTGTTCGTGTTCAGCGCGGCCTGGGCGGTGCGCGTCGTAGTGACCGAGCTCGGGCTCATCGGGCGCGCAGCAGCCGAGGCCAGCGACGGCCCCGTGCCCGCCGCGCTGAACGAGCTGCGCTGGTCCGAGCGCCTGGATCTGGCGGCGGACGCCCTGCTCGGCGCGGACGCCGCGGCGCTCTTCTTGATGGTCGCCAAGCCCGGACCGGCCGGCGCCATCGGCGTCGCGGCGCTGGGTCTGAGTGCAGCGTTCGCAGCGCGCCTGGTGCGCAAGCGCACCCGCGCGATGGCCAGCGGAGCCATGACGTCGAGCGACGCCTGA
- a CDS encoding DUF4091 domain-containing protein, translated as MQTRTLVDTFVRLATTCTLASLLLACEAAPAVQVLGDSTRLARGERSPATSPIFAGGKVSLFGARGETLGLSVRISDGQHREARLSLPEAAAKVTAFRVSSLQVSEPSTGMYGPSRGPGVYPDVLTPVAGGVDGADLAFFDVAIAENATPGRYSGELAVGQRRLPVVLRVMRAQIDPEREPLVWAFYLPREIARVHELPEDDGPELIAKERSYHDLFRAHAVLLASDLPPRRFAPRRGFMHDLRYWPVALDTSTDESIARDVGQWLELFRGTDVTPFAIPVDEPRTTADKLRAKHVAAVMGRAGAGRPRLLRGVTDVASPIYGDAIDVFISPKNFPAVRAARAHTGERFWTYNGRPPEAGSMILDTDGLALRTWGWIAFRYDIELWYAWEALYFSDRYNGGGPTAVTREPVTFDERRRGGADFGNGDGVLAYPGPLPSLRLKALRRGLLDRLLLRELATCGGEALARQIAERIVPRALGEAGARASWPNREASFEQARRQVLDGIEKHCPP; from the coding sequence GTGCAAACCCGAACCTTGGTGGACACCTTCGTCCGCCTCGCGACGACCTGCACGCTCGCGAGCCTACTCTTGGCTTGTGAGGCTGCGCCGGCGGTGCAGGTGCTCGGCGACTCGACTCGACTCGCGCGCGGGGAGCGCTCGCCCGCCACTTCACCGATCTTCGCCGGAGGCAAGGTGAGCTTGTTCGGCGCGCGCGGAGAGACCCTGGGTTTGTCGGTCCGGATCAGCGACGGGCAGCACCGGGAGGCGCGCCTCTCGCTGCCCGAGGCGGCGGCGAAAGTGACGGCCTTCCGCGTCTCCTCCCTGCAGGTTAGCGAGCCGTCCACGGGCATGTACGGGCCGAGCCGCGGGCCGGGCGTCTATCCGGACGTGCTCACGCCCGTCGCCGGCGGCGTCGACGGCGCCGACCTCGCGTTCTTCGACGTCGCCATCGCCGAAAACGCCACGCCCGGTCGCTACTCCGGAGAGCTCGCCGTGGGGCAGCGTCGGCTCCCGGTCGTGCTCAGGGTGATGCGGGCCCAAATCGACCCCGAACGGGAGCCGCTGGTGTGGGCGTTCTACCTGCCTCGCGAGATCGCGCGCGTGCACGAGCTACCCGAAGACGACGGGCCCGAGCTGATCGCCAAGGAGCGCAGCTACCATGATCTCTTCCGTGCGCACGCTGTGTTGCTCGCCTCGGATCTGCCTCCCAGGCGCTTCGCGCCTCGACGTGGATTCATGCACGACTTGCGCTATTGGCCCGTCGCGCTCGACACCTCCACGGACGAATCCATCGCGCGCGACGTCGGCCAATGGCTGGAGCTCTTCCGCGGCACGGACGTGACGCCGTTCGCGATCCCGGTGGACGAGCCTCGAACGACCGCGGACAAGCTCCGGGCGAAGCACGTCGCGGCGGTGATGGGCAGGGCCGGCGCGGGTCGTCCGCGGCTGTTGCGCGGCGTCACGGACGTGGCCTCGCCGATCTACGGCGACGCCATCGACGTCTTCATCTCGCCGAAGAACTTCCCGGCGGTGCGCGCCGCCCGTGCCCACACGGGCGAGCGTTTCTGGACCTACAACGGCCGCCCGCCGGAGGCCGGGAGCATGATCCTGGACACCGACGGCCTGGCTCTCCGCACCTGGGGTTGGATCGCGTTCCGCTACGACATCGAGCTCTGGTACGCCTGGGAGGCCCTCTACTTCTCCGACCGCTACAACGGCGGCGGGCCGACTGCGGTGACTCGCGAGCCGGTCACCTTCGACGAACGCCGGCGCGGTGGAGCGGACTTCGGCAACGGCGACGGCGTGCTGGCCTATCCCGGACCGTTGCCCTCTCTGCGCCTGAAGGCGCTCAGGCGTGGCCTCTTGGACCGCTTGCTCTTGCGCGAGCTCGCGACTTGCGGCGGCGAGGCGCTCGCGCGCCAGATAGCCGAGCGCATCGTGCCGCGGGCGCTGGGCGAGGCGGGCGCTCGAGCGAGCTGGCCGAACCGCGAAGCGAGCTTCGAACAGGCCCGCCGCCAGGTCCTCGACGGAATCGAGAAGCACTGCCCGCCTTGA